Sequence from the Candidatus Omnitrophota bacterium genome:
CCTTCGGCTGTCAGATGAACGAAAGAGATTCCGAGCTCATCGCAGGGATGCTTATGGAGAAGGGCCACGAGATCGTCGAATCACCCGAGGAAGCCAAGGTCATACTTTTTAATACCTGTAGCGTACGCCAGCATGCCGAGGACAGGGTA
This genomic interval carries:
- a CDS encoding tRNA (N6-isopentenyl adenosine(37)-C2)-methylthiotransferase MiaB, yielding MKEKVYIRTFGCQMNERDSELIAGMLMEKGHEIVESPEEAKVILFNTCSVRQHAEDRV